A single genomic interval of Chloracidobacterium validum harbors:
- a CDS encoding TlpA family protein disulfide reductase: MPMRIGTVMPDLTGATEWRNGAVTADDLRNRIVLVHFWAVSCGICSEQMPKVNEWRDTLAEKGVSVVSIHMPRYEADTNLADVDAAIAKYGLTQPCAIDNQHAIADAFGNEFVPAFYLFDAEGKLKSFSAGEHAARLVQPALDRLLG; encoded by the coding sequence ATGCCGATGCGAATTGGCACCGTGATGCCAGACCTCACTGGCGCGACTGAATGGCGTAATGGCGCAGTCACCGCGGATGACTTGCGAAACCGCATCGTGCTCGTTCACTTCTGGGCTGTGAGCTGTGGCATCTGCTCGGAACAAATGCCCAAAGTGAATGAATGGCGCGATACCCTAGCCGAAAAAGGGGTCAGCGTCGTGAGCATCCACATGCCGCGCTACGAAGCTGACACCAATCTTGCCGATGTGGATGCCGCCATTGCCAAGTATGGCCTCACCCAACCCTGCGCTATTGATAACCAACACGCTATCGCGGATGCCTTCGGCAATGAGTTCGTCCCGGCGTTCTACCTCTTTGACGCCGAAGGCAAACTCAAGAGTTTTTCGGCGGGCGAACATGCCGCCCGATTGGTCCAGCCGGCGCTTGACCGATTGCTTGGCTAG
- a CDS encoding peroxiredoxin has protein sequence MLQVGQPAPSFDMASTKDLTTLKERVKLEDYRGKWLVLFFYPLDFTFVCPTEVTGFSDRLEEFHALNAEVIAVSTDSVFSHKAWIETPREKNGVAGLKYPLGSDITKEVSRNYGVLIENEGIALRGLFIIDPEGILQYQVVHSLNIGRSVDEVLRVLQGLQSGGRCPVNWKPGQENI, from the coding sequence ATGCTGCAAGTTGGCCAACCGGCGCCGAGTTTTGACATGGCGTCCACGAAAGACCTGACGACGCTCAAAGAGCGCGTCAAACTCGAAGACTACCGAGGCAAATGGCTCGTGTTGTTCTTTTACCCCCTTGACTTCACGTTTGTCTGCCCGACGGAAGTGACGGGCTTCAGCGACCGGCTCGAGGAGTTTCATGCACTCAATGCTGAAGTGATTGCCGTCAGCACGGACAGCGTATTCTCGCACAAAGCCTGGATTGAGACGCCGCGCGAAAAGAACGGCGTGGCCGGTCTCAAGTATCCCCTGGGCAGTGACATCACCAAAGAAGTTAGCCGCAACTATGGGGTGCTGATTGAAAACGAGGGTATTGCGCTGCGCGGTCTGTTCATTATTGACCCAGAAGGCATTCTTCAGTACCAAGTCGTCCACTCTCTGAACATTGGACGCAGTGTGGACGAAGTCCTGCGCGTTCTTCAGGGGCTACAGTCTGGCGGACGCTGTCCGGTCAACTGGAAACCAGGGCAAGAAAATATCTAG
- a CDS encoding radical SAM protein gives MPFRSISSFGRRYREARMVLHGVFDRWHPVLVHIVPIRRCNLACAYCNEYDAVSDPLPLDEMLRRIDKLAELGSSVVAFSGGEPMLHPELYTMVRRIRAHGMMAGLITNGYYLTKERIEKLNDAGLEYLQISIDNVNPDEVSQKSLKVLDRRLVDLHRYARFVVSINSVIGGGIRHPEDAVTVAKRAASLGFAVSCGIIHDGHGALKPLSQAELRAYEEVKRIGKTGYAMIHTFQDNLAHGRPNTWKCRAGARYLYICEDGLVHYCSQQRGYPGIPLASYTKEDLRREYATPKPCAPLCTIACVHRASTMDFWRDPQDGQAPAPVQT, from the coding sequence ATGCCCTTTAGGTCTATTTCCTCGTTTGGTCGCCGCTACCGTGAAGCACGCATGGTGCTCCACGGTGTTTTTGATCGGTGGCACCCGGTTTTGGTTCACATCGTGCCGATTCGCCGGTGCAACCTCGCCTGCGCTTACTGTAATGAGTATGACGCGGTATCCGACCCGCTTCCGCTCGATGAGATGCTTCGGCGGATTGACAAGCTGGCCGAGCTAGGCTCGTCGGTCGTGGCCTTCAGCGGTGGCGAGCCAATGCTCCATCCAGAGCTTTACACCATGGTTCGCCGCATCCGCGCTCACGGCATGATGGCCGGACTCATCACCAATGGTTACTACTTGACCAAGGAGCGGATTGAAAAACTCAACGACGCCGGCCTCGAATACCTCCAAATCAGCATTGACAACGTCAACCCGGATGAGGTCTCCCAAAAAAGCCTCAAGGTGCTCGACCGGCGACTCGTTGACCTGCACCGCTACGCGCGCTTCGTGGTGAGTATCAATTCCGTGATTGGCGGTGGCATCCGCCATCCCGAAGATGCCGTGACCGTCGCCAAACGCGCGGCGTCGCTGGGGTTTGCCGTCTCCTGTGGCATCATCCACGACGGCCACGGCGCGCTCAAGCCGCTTTCTCAAGCCGAGCTGCGCGCTTATGAAGAAGTAAAGCGCATCGGCAAGACCGGCTACGCAATGATTCATACGTTTCAGGACAACCTCGCCCACGGCCGGCCAAATACCTGGAAGTGCCGCGCCGGCGCGCGTTACCTTTACATCTGCGAGGACGGGTTGGTTCACTATTGCTCGCAGCAGCGTGGCTACCCCGGCATTCCGCTTGCCAGCTATACCAAGGAAGACCTCCGGCGGGAATACGCAACGCCAAAGCCATGCGCGCCCCTTTGCACCATTGCCTGTGTTCACCGCGCATCAACCATGGATTTCTGGCGCGACCCCCAGGATGGTCAAGCCCCGGCACCTGTCCAAACGTGA